In Helianthus annuus cultivar XRQ/B chromosome 3, HanXRQr2.0-SUNRISE, whole genome shotgun sequence, a single window of DNA contains:
- the LOC110928598 gene encoding probable ADP-ribosylation factor GTPase-activating protein AGD14 isoform X2, translating to MGSRLKEDERNERAIRNLLKLPENRRCINCNSLGPQYVCTSFWTFVCTTCSGIHREFTHRVKSVSMAKFTTQEVSALQGGGNASAKEIYFKEWDAQRQSYPDSSNVERLRDFIKHVYVDRRYSGERSFDKPPRAKTGESEGSRSPPYENERRYSDRPSPGGRSDGSSRNSYDERRSPGYDPDFRKSPARPDIVNDWRREDRFGNGKKSDDGKVSDGGFKVEGRSPDHQRNTSISSPPIVRPVRDILGESVSPLRVIEPPKANGSRPADGSFQTQRTASSSILASSSGNPTELRTETSLIDFDADPEPPSTAPGPQTQQTAPAPVPVVAQPTVSSNDNWASFDSSPVIQPTQSLPSSSNLLDVLSELSVPASGNSPVVASTQMPPAPAVTQPSAFNAFGSSVDGGQWQNVPGQQNFVPATSIQPPITSFSQPWNTSSGDTQIPSSAPSADSQVTSTIEVKPAAKKELPADLFTSSYSPFTAQGAGWYPAPQYGMGYNMQYNLPQPVPSFIQPSKSSNPFDLNESPSVQATTFPSMAPLQTALPNTGPPSGMQQTLGLGTPAPTWMTHQSMPPPGPSYGSSMPSGPFMGQVPPNTPPQPRPQVGNFGYDMTSFGSLSNTNQQQSGLYAAAATPNTSSNPFG from the exons ATGGGGAGTCGGTTGAAGGAGGATGAGAGGAATGAAAGAGCTATACGGAATCTTCTGAAACTTCCTGAGAATCGGAGGTGTATTAACTGCAATAGTTTG GGACCTCAGTATGTATGCACAAGCTTTTGGACATTTGTTTGCACAACTTGCAGTGGCATACA CCGCGAATTCACGCACCGGGTAAAATCTGTGTCGATGGCCAAATTTACTACACAAGAAGTTAGCGCCCTTCAAGGAGGAGGAAATGCG AGTGCCAAGGAGATTTATTTTAAAGAATGGGATGCACAACGTCAATCCTATCCTGACAGCAG TAATGTTGAGAGACTTCGTGACTTCATTAAGCATGTCTATGTTGATAGAAGATATTCTGGTGAGAGAAGCTTTGACAAGCCTCCAAGGGCAAAAACG GGGGAATCAGAAGGTTCTAGGAGCCCACCTTACGAGAACGAGCGGCGTTACAGTGATAGGCCTAGTCCCGGTGGAAGAAGTGATGGAAGTTCTAGAAACAGTTATGATGAAAGACGTAGTCCCGGGTATGACCCAGATTTCAGAAAAAGCCCAGCTCGGCCCGATATTGTTAATGATTGGCGACGAGAAGATAGATTTGGGAATGGAAAAAAATCTGATGATGGGAAAGTTTCTGATGGAGGCTTTAAGGTTGAAGGTAGGTCTCCTGATCACCAAAGAAATACAAGTATATCGAGCCCCCCGATAGTTAGGCCCGTTAGGGATATATTGGGGGAGAGTGTTTCTCCTCTTCGGGTTATAGAACCTCCAAAAGCTAATGGTTCAAGGCCAGCAGATGGTTCGTTTCAAACACAG AGAACCGCTTCTTCCAGTATTTTAGCATCATCTAGTGGGAATCCAACAGAACTCAGAACCGAAACTTCATTAATTGATTTTGATGCCGACCCTGAACCACCTTCAACCGCCCCGGGCCCACAAACACAACAAACTGCTCCCGCTCCTGTTCCAGTTGTGGCACAACCAACAGTATCATCAAATGATAATTGGGCCAGTTTTGATTCATCTCCTGTAATACAACCTACTCAATCTCTTCCGTCAAGTTCTAACTTGCTTGATGTACTTTCTGAGCTATCAGTTCCTGCATCTGGTAATAGTCCAGTAGTTGCTAGCACACAAATGCCACCTGCACCTGCAGTTACACAACCATCAGCGTTTAATGCATTTGGTAGTTCTGTTGACGGAGGCCAGTGGCAAAATGTGCCTGGTCAGCAAAATTTTGTTCCTGCTACTAGTATTCAGCCTCCTATCACATCATTCAGTCAG CCATGGAATACCTCTAGTGGAGATACTCAAATACCTTCTAGTGCTCCAAGTGCAGATTCTCAAGTCACATCCACCATTGAGGTTAAACCTGCTGCCAAAAAAGAACTACCTGCG GATTTATTTACTTCAAGTTATTCACCATTCACTGCTCAGGGTGCAGGCTGGTACCCTGCTCCACAATATGGCATGGGATACAATATGCAGTATAATCTTCCTCAG CCTGTGCCATCTTTTATACAGCCATCGAAGTCATCAAATCCATTTGATCTCAATGAATCACCTTCAGTTCAAGCTACGACA TTCCCTTCAATGGCTCCGTTACAAACTGCTTTACCAAACACCGGACCGCCATCTGGCATGCAGCAAACCTTGGGCCTGGGTACTCCTGCACCAACATGGATGACCCACCAATCCATGCCGCCCCCAGGCCCATCATATGGATCATCAATGCCTTCGG GTCCTTTCATGGGACAAGTACCTCCAAACACCCCACCCCAACCCAG GCCACAAGTAGGAAACTTTGGATACGATATGACGTCCTTTGGTTCGTTGAGTAATACAAATCAACAACAGAGTGGATTATATGCTGCGGCTGCTACACCAAACACCTCTTCTAACCCATTTGGGTAA
- the LOC110928598 gene encoding probable ADP-ribosylation factor GTPase-activating protein AGD14 isoform X1, which produces MGSRLKEDERNERAIRNLLKLPENRRCINCNSLGPQYVCTSFWTFVCTTCSGIHREFTHRVKSVSMAKFTTQEVSALQGGGNASAKEIYFKEWDAQRQSYPDSSNVERLRDFIKHVYVDRRYSGERSFDKPPRAKTGESEGSRSPPYENERRYSDRPSPGGRSDGSSRNSYDERRSPGYDPDFRKSPARPDIVNDWRREDRFGNGKKSDDGKVSDGGFKVEGRSPDHQRNTSISSPPIVRPVRDILGESVSPLRVIEPPKANGSRPADGSFQTQRTASSSILASSSGNPTELRTETSLIDFDADPEPPSTAPGPQTQQTAPAPVPVVAQPTVSSNDNWASFDSSPVIQPTQSLPSSSNLLDVLSELSVPASGNSPVVASTQMPPAPAVTQPSAFNAFGSSVDGGQWQNVPGQQNFVPATSIQPPITSFSQPWNTSSGDTQIPSSAPSADSQVTSTIEVKPAAKKELPADLFTSSYSPFTAQGAGWYPAPQYGMGYNMQYNLPQQPVPSFIQPSKSSNPFDLNESPSVQATTFPSMAPLQTALPNTGPPSGMQQTLGLGTPAPTWMTHQSMPPPGPSYGSSMPSGPFMGQVPPNTPPQPRPQVGNFGYDMTSFGSLSNTNQQQSGLYAAAATPNTSSNPFG; this is translated from the exons ATGGGGAGTCGGTTGAAGGAGGATGAGAGGAATGAAAGAGCTATACGGAATCTTCTGAAACTTCCTGAGAATCGGAGGTGTATTAACTGCAATAGTTTG GGACCTCAGTATGTATGCACAAGCTTTTGGACATTTGTTTGCACAACTTGCAGTGGCATACA CCGCGAATTCACGCACCGGGTAAAATCTGTGTCGATGGCCAAATTTACTACACAAGAAGTTAGCGCCCTTCAAGGAGGAGGAAATGCG AGTGCCAAGGAGATTTATTTTAAAGAATGGGATGCACAACGTCAATCCTATCCTGACAGCAG TAATGTTGAGAGACTTCGTGACTTCATTAAGCATGTCTATGTTGATAGAAGATATTCTGGTGAGAGAAGCTTTGACAAGCCTCCAAGGGCAAAAACG GGGGAATCAGAAGGTTCTAGGAGCCCACCTTACGAGAACGAGCGGCGTTACAGTGATAGGCCTAGTCCCGGTGGAAGAAGTGATGGAAGTTCTAGAAACAGTTATGATGAAAGACGTAGTCCCGGGTATGACCCAGATTTCAGAAAAAGCCCAGCTCGGCCCGATATTGTTAATGATTGGCGACGAGAAGATAGATTTGGGAATGGAAAAAAATCTGATGATGGGAAAGTTTCTGATGGAGGCTTTAAGGTTGAAGGTAGGTCTCCTGATCACCAAAGAAATACAAGTATATCGAGCCCCCCGATAGTTAGGCCCGTTAGGGATATATTGGGGGAGAGTGTTTCTCCTCTTCGGGTTATAGAACCTCCAAAAGCTAATGGTTCAAGGCCAGCAGATGGTTCGTTTCAAACACAG AGAACCGCTTCTTCCAGTATTTTAGCATCATCTAGTGGGAATCCAACAGAACTCAGAACCGAAACTTCATTAATTGATTTTGATGCCGACCCTGAACCACCTTCAACCGCCCCGGGCCCACAAACACAACAAACTGCTCCCGCTCCTGTTCCAGTTGTGGCACAACCAACAGTATCATCAAATGATAATTGGGCCAGTTTTGATTCATCTCCTGTAATACAACCTACTCAATCTCTTCCGTCAAGTTCTAACTTGCTTGATGTACTTTCTGAGCTATCAGTTCCTGCATCTGGTAATAGTCCAGTAGTTGCTAGCACACAAATGCCACCTGCACCTGCAGTTACACAACCATCAGCGTTTAATGCATTTGGTAGTTCTGTTGACGGAGGCCAGTGGCAAAATGTGCCTGGTCAGCAAAATTTTGTTCCTGCTACTAGTATTCAGCCTCCTATCACATCATTCAGTCAG CCATGGAATACCTCTAGTGGAGATACTCAAATACCTTCTAGTGCTCCAAGTGCAGATTCTCAAGTCACATCCACCATTGAGGTTAAACCTGCTGCCAAAAAAGAACTACCTGCG GATTTATTTACTTCAAGTTATTCACCATTCACTGCTCAGGGTGCAGGCTGGTACCCTGCTCCACAATATGGCATGGGATACAATATGCAGTATAATCTTCCTCAG cAGCCTGTGCCATCTTTTATACAGCCATCGAAGTCATCAAATCCATTTGATCTCAATGAATCACCTTCAGTTCAAGCTACGACA TTCCCTTCAATGGCTCCGTTACAAACTGCTTTACCAAACACCGGACCGCCATCTGGCATGCAGCAAACCTTGGGCCTGGGTACTCCTGCACCAACATGGATGACCCACCAATCCATGCCGCCCCCAGGCCCATCATATGGATCATCAATGCCTTCGG GTCCTTTCATGGGACAAGTACCTCCAAACACCCCACCCCAACCCAG GCCACAAGTAGGAAACTTTGGATACGATATGACGTCCTTTGGTTCGTTGAGTAATACAAATCAACAACAGAGTGGATTATATGCTGCGGCTGCTACACCAAACACCTCTTCTAACCCATTTGGGTAA